In the genome of Streptomyces sp. NBC_01571, the window AGTTTTCGAAGCCATCAACGTCACCCTGCCGTCCGGCCTGGTCGTCCCCGACCTAGTGGTCACCGACGCCGGCGCGACCGCCGAGGACACCGTCAGCGTGGACGCGGACGCGGTGCAGCTCGTCATCGAGCTCGTCTCCTTCTGGCGCATGGAGTTCGACCCCGCCCCGCGCCTGATCGTCAGCGAACTGCAGGGCGGCCGGTACATCGAAACCCTCACCGCTCTCGCCGGCACCACCACCCACATCGCTGCGCCGTTCCCGGTGGACATCGACCCGGCCGGCCTCGCCCGTCAGTAGAAGTCGCCCCACTGGCAGGACCGCCACCCCCCGCGAACGCGTTCACGGTTCGCAGCTCACACCCCGTTACTCGCCCCTGGCTGCCCGGCCACAACCATGCGTCAACCATGATGGGGTCGCGTGATCACGTGCAGAAGGGGAGGCGGGCAGTGACGTTGATGGACTTGGCGATCCGGCAGGCATTGCGCTCGACGTGCCGCTACCGGGTGGGCGCGGTATTGGCAGTCGGCAACCGAGTACTGGCCGCCGGGCCGAATCTGCGGCGCAACAACCCGAGGATCGACCTACGCCACGCTACGTTTCATGCCGAAGAGGTCGTGCTGCGCAAAGTGAGAACGATGACCCCAGGTGCTGAGATATTCGTTGCGCGCGTCAACCGTGAGGGTTTTCCCTTGATGGCGCAGCCGTGCCCCCGTTGCCAGGAAGCCCTGGCGAGAGCTGGAATACGGCGAGCTCACTACACCGTCGCCCATCGCACTGTAGACGATATGGATATTCCCGCCCTTCCTCATGGCCGGACTGTTTACAGTTTCCGACATGCCATCGGTATAAAGCGCTGAAGATTTACCGGAGCCGGTAATTACATATGTCCGCAAGCTGCACGGAGGGACACTTTTCCGGGGGAACACTGAGAATGTGAGCGACGTTTTAAATAGGCCCATCCTGATGCGGACGTAATTCCACCTGAGTCACAGTGAGTCCAATTATTGGAGGATGGAATGATGGTGAGTCTTGACTCCAGAATTCATCCAGTACCCAAAATGACGACTTCC includes:
- a CDS encoding Uma2 family endonuclease — translated: MSCWESRPGNKTMDRKFKPLPLVMSPAPGVRHQRASFRLHVILDAAARAAGAPVEVFEAINVTLPSGLVVPDLVVTDAGATAEDTVSVDADAVQLVIELVSFWRMEFDPAPRLIVSELQGGRYIETLTALAGTTTHIAAPFPVDIDPAGLARQ